One Hyphomicrobium sp. CS1GBMeth3 DNA window includes the following coding sequences:
- a CDS encoding ABC transporter ATP-binding protein, protein MLLVSHMAKHVEAKSTPYVRPVATMRRVSKTYRNGTIALSDVNLTIKRGEFVALLGPSGCGKSTALKIIAGLSKPSTGEVDWPSSRIDSRGRPEAGIGYVFQDPTLMPWATIFGNVYLPLRLAGMSKRKARERIMDALGSVGLNDFSEAYPRELSGGMKMRVSLARALVTQPKLLLMDEPFAALDEITRQRLNDDVLSLSRAAGLTVVFVTHSVFEAGYLASRVVVMHSRPGRVAHELKVEAPWPRSQNYRLTEGFNRTCSEISRLMEGRAASAGVGDA, encoded by the coding sequence ATGCTGCTGGTCTCGCATATGGCGAAACACGTCGAGGCCAAGTCTACCCCGTACGTTCGTCCCGTGGCGACCATGCGGCGCGTTTCGAAGACTTACCGCAACGGCACCATCGCCCTGTCGGACGTAAACCTGACTATCAAACGAGGAGAATTCGTTGCCCTACTCGGGCCTAGCGGCTGCGGCAAGTCGACGGCACTCAAGATCATCGCGGGACTCAGCAAGCCGAGCACAGGCGAGGTCGACTGGCCGAGCTCGCGGATCGACAGCCGCGGACGCCCCGAGGCGGGGATCGGCTACGTATTTCAAGATCCAACTTTGATGCCGTGGGCGACAATTTTCGGAAATGTCTACTTGCCGTTGCGGCTTGCCGGCATGTCGAAGCGCAAGGCCCGCGAGCGCATCATGGATGCCCTGGGCTCCGTCGGCCTGAACGACTTCTCCGAGGCGTATCCGCGCGAACTCTCGGGCGGCATGAAAATGCGCGTCTCGCTGGCTCGCGCGTTGGTAACCCAGCCCAAGCTGCTCCTCATGGATGAGCCGTTCGCGGCACTCGACGAAATCACGCGGCAAAGGCTCAACGACGACGTGCTCAGTCTTTCCAGAGCTGCCGGATTGACGGTTGTTTTCGTAACGCATTCAGTGTTCGAGGCCGGCTATCTCGCCTCCCGCGTCGTCGTCATGCACAGCCGGCCGGGCCGGGTTGCGCACGAGCTGAAGGTTGAGGCACCGTGGCCCCGTTCGCAGAATTATCGCCTCACCGAAGGTTTCAACCGCACCTGCTCTGAAATCTCTCGACTGATGGAAGGCCGTGCCGCGTCTGCCGGAGTCGGGGACGCATGA
- a CDS encoding ABC transporter permease has translation MRQAPEESLIQERRRARVAAIVVPAVTLALSLAVWEAYVRIAAVPQYILPAPSVVLATLYKDWPILLPALWVTVQITFLALLLALIGGVGLAVLLVQSRWIELALYPYAVILQVTPIVAIAPLILIYAPNTQVAVLICAFLVAFFPILSNMVQGLKSVDHDLISLFALYGASPWQQLLFLKLPAATPFFMAGLKIGGGLALIAAVVAEFAAGSAGAGSGLAYRLLEAQYRLNIPRLFAALLLLSVTGIAIFGLTSLASWLTLRRWHASELQRDG, from the coding sequence ATGAGGCAGGCTCCGGAAGAGTCTTTGATCCAGGAAAGGCGCCGCGCGCGCGTGGCAGCCATCGTGGTACCCGCGGTCACGCTGGCGCTTTCGCTCGCCGTCTGGGAGGCCTATGTCCGAATCGCAGCGGTACCGCAGTACATTCTGCCAGCACCATCCGTCGTGTTGGCGACCCTCTATAAGGACTGGCCGATATTGCTCCCGGCCCTCTGGGTCACGGTGCAGATCACGTTCCTCGCTTTGTTGCTGGCCTTGATCGGAGGGGTAGGCCTGGCCGTTCTGCTGGTCCAGTCCCGATGGATAGAGCTGGCTCTCTACCCTTATGCCGTCATCCTGCAGGTCACGCCCATCGTCGCTATCGCGCCGCTGATCCTGATCTATGCGCCCAACACACAGGTGGCGGTGCTGATCTGTGCGTTCCTCGTCGCCTTCTTCCCGATCCTTTCCAACATGGTGCAAGGCCTCAAGAGCGTCGACCATGATCTGATAAGCCTGTTCGCTCTCTACGGCGCTTCTCCGTGGCAGCAACTGCTCTTCCTCAAGCTGCCGGCCGCGACGCCATTTTTCATGGCCGGCCTCAAGATCGGTGGCGGCCTGGCGCTCATCGCAGCCGTCGTCGCTGAATTTGCTGCCGGCTCGGCCGGCGCCGGCTCTGGACTCGCCTATCGCCTGCTCGAGGCCCAGTACCGGCTGAATATTCCCCGCTTGTTTGCTGCTCTGCTGCTGCTCTCGGTCACGGGCATCGCCATCTTCGGACTGACGTCGCTCGCCTCGTGGCTGACCCTGCGCCGCTGGCATGCGAGCGAACTCCAGCGAGATGGCTGA
- a CDS encoding ABC transporter substrate-binding protein — translation MLRKTLLVIPFCVAMAFPAAAETQITFGTNWLPQTEHCGFYQAQESGLYKAANLDVKIAPGGPDINVPLMVASGRYQLGMGSSFTTLNLLAEKIPGKTVAAFFQKDPQTIVVHSGQGVEKLQDLLKKPIMIARFSQQEFWQFLKAEHGFTDEQVQPYTYSAAPFLADEKAAQQGYITEDGFLLGAQMKQPPLSLLLADYGYQNYATTVFGHGDWIEKNRDAVAAFLKATAEGYRACIDGTAKDAKAAILAANPDHSEGLYDYKLAQMQKLNMVTGDEGLPIGALSPKRVESFFATMSKAGVYAADLPYRDAFDFTFVPAE, via the coding sequence ATGCTGAGAAAGACGCTGCTCGTAATACCCTTTTGCGTTGCGATGGCATTTCCCGCCGCGGCAGAGACGCAAATCACTTTCGGCACCAACTGGCTGCCGCAGACCGAACATTGCGGCTTCTACCAGGCGCAGGAAAGCGGGCTCTATAAAGCCGCCAACCTCGACGTAAAGATCGCGCCGGGTGGTCCGGACATCAACGTACCTCTCATGGTGGCGAGCGGCCGCTATCAGCTTGGCATGGGCTCGAGCTTCACCACGCTCAACCTGCTTGCCGAGAAGATCCCGGGCAAAACGGTGGCGGCCTTCTTTCAGAAGGATCCTCAGACCATCGTCGTGCACTCCGGTCAAGGCGTCGAGAAGCTCCAAGACCTATTGAAGAAGCCGATCATGATTGCCCGGTTCAGCCAGCAGGAATTCTGGCAGTTCCTGAAGGCCGAACATGGGTTCACCGATGAGCAGGTCCAGCCCTATACCTATTCCGCTGCGCCGTTCCTGGCTGATGAGAAAGCCGCACAGCAAGGCTACATTACCGAGGACGGCTTTCTGCTGGGTGCGCAGATGAAGCAGCCGCCGCTGTCTCTGCTGCTTGCAGACTATGGCTACCAGAACTACGCCACCACGGTCTTTGGCCATGGCGACTGGATCGAGAAAAATCGCGACGCCGTTGCCGCGTTCCTGAAAGCGACCGCTGAAGGCTATCGCGCTTGCATCGACGGCACCGCGAAAGACGCCAAAGCCGCAATCCTCGCCGCCAATCCCGATCATTCCGAAGGGCTCTACGATTACAAGCTCGCTCAGATGCAGAAGCTCAACATGGTGACAGGCGATGAAGGCCTCCCGATCGGTGCCCTTAGCCCCAAGCGGGTCGAATCGTTCTTCGCAACCATGTCCAAGGCCGGAGTCTACGCAGCGGACCTTCCGTACCGCGATGCATTCGACTTCACATTCGTTCCTGCCGAGTAG
- a CDS encoding 2-oxoglutarate and iron-dependent oxygenase domain-containing protein, whose product MSEITLPIVDIAPFLSGSSEDKIRVARSFGNAFETVGFAVIVGHGVPEELLTETYDVMTRFFDEPLETKLSYSPPEKTKGRGYLPMGIESVAKTLSGETPPDLCEALVFAAPHHEDELDRKHNFYPTNPSGLTDLVSHYTGEMVRLNADLMRLSALALDLPEDYFDSMYADPALTLRFVNYPDQEDEPLPGQLRYGEHHDYGAITILRQDAAPGGLQVRDFDGIWKEARVVPRSFVINVGDLLSRWTNDRWRSTLHRVSNPSRKLTGSTRRLSMVAFTGPSADTLVTAIQTCVAPENPAKYEPVNAGDYIMAKIRASHEIGT is encoded by the coding sequence ATGTCAGAAATCACACTTCCTATCGTCGACATCGCTCCGTTCCTCAGTGGGAGCTCGGAGGATAAGATTCGTGTCGCCAGATCTTTCGGAAACGCCTTCGAGACCGTGGGCTTCGCCGTCATTGTAGGGCACGGCGTGCCTGAAGAACTGTTGACCGAGACTTACGACGTTATGACCCGTTTCTTCGACGAACCGCTCGAGACCAAGCTTAGCTATTCCCCGCCAGAGAAAACCAAGGGGCGCGGCTACTTGCCGATGGGGATCGAGAGTGTCGCCAAGACGCTTTCGGGCGAGACACCACCGGACCTCTGCGAGGCGCTGGTGTTCGCTGCGCCCCATCATGAGGACGAGCTGGACCGAAAGCACAATTTCTATCCGACAAATCCGTCGGGTCTTACGGACCTGGTCTCGCACTACACCGGGGAGATGGTTCGCCTGAACGCTGACCTGATGCGGCTTTCGGCGCTCGCGCTCGACCTGCCCGAGGACTATTTCGACTCCATGTATGCCGACCCGGCCCTGACACTGCGCTTCGTCAACTATCCCGATCAGGAAGATGAACCCTTGCCTGGCCAGTTGCGCTACGGCGAGCACCACGATTACGGCGCCATCACCATCCTGCGGCAGGACGCAGCGCCTGGCGGGTTGCAGGTGCGTGACTTCGACGGCATCTGGAAGGAGGCGCGCGTCGTGCCTCGATCCTTCGTGATCAACGTGGGTGATCTCCTGTCGCGATGGACCAATGACCGCTGGCGCTCCACCTTGCACCGGGTCTCCAATCCGTCGCGGAAGCTGACCGGCTCGACGCGCCGGCTCTCAATGGTCGCATTCACCGGTCCTTCGGCAGATACGCTCGTCACCGCCATACAGACGTGCGTCGCACCGGAAAACCCGGCCAAGTACGAACCGGTCAACGCGGGCGACTACATCATGGCCAAGATCCGTGCGTCCCACGAAATCGGCACATAA
- a CDS encoding rRNA adenine N-6-methyltransferase family protein yields MTCRAASDAPSTKSDLFTFFRAWTANPLQVASIIPSSDALSDLITSEISSTTGPVIELGPGTGVFTRALLDRGVKERDLTLIEYGSEFAAMLKTRFPEARVLWMDAQRLGQLRPYEGRPAGTVVSGLPLLSMSPRKVFAILMGSFRLMGEDGKFYQFTYGPRCPIPRRILDRLGLKAVRIGWTSRNIPPASVYRISMKH; encoded by the coding sequence ATGACGTGCCGTGCCGCGTCGGATGCCCCTTCGACGAAATCGGATCTGTTCACATTCTTTCGCGCGTGGACGGCGAATCCGCTGCAGGTGGCATCGATTATCCCCTCCAGCGACGCGCTATCGGACCTGATCACGTCGGAAATCTCGTCCACGACCGGTCCCGTGATCGAGCTGGGGCCGGGGACAGGCGTCTTTACCCGCGCCCTGTTGGATCGCGGTGTCAAGGAGCGAGACCTTACGCTTATCGAATACGGCTCCGAATTCGCGGCGATGCTCAAGACCCGCTTTCCCGAAGCGCGCGTGCTTTGGATGGATGCGCAGCGGCTTGGACAGCTCCGGCCCTATGAGGGCCGACCGGCAGGGACCGTCGTCAGTGGCCTGCCGCTGCTCTCCATGTCACCCCGAAAAGTCTTCGCTATACTCATGGGCAGTTTTCGCCTCATGGGTGAGGACGGCAAGTTCTACCAGTTCACCTATGGTCCGCGTTGTCCCATTCCGCGTCGGATCCTCGATCGGCTCGGGCTGAAAGCGGTTCGCATCGGCTGGACTTCCCGCAACATACCGCCCGCATCTGTTTATCGAATTTCAATGAAACACTGA
- a CDS encoding oxidoreductase, translating to MAKWTTSDIPPQRGRSAVITGTGGLGYETALALARAGADVIIAGRDPAKGQAAVTRIREAVPNAIVQFELVDLANLKSIATFGTRLRRIRSSLDLLINNAAVMMPPTRMETSDGFELQFGTNYLGHFALTGELLPLLIEGNSPRIVTVSSVAARSGAIDFTDLQAIHAYKPMSVYAQSKLANLMFAFELQRRSDRAGWDIASIAAHPGVSRTDLIHNGVGRLSVAGFARSYLWFLFQPAPQGALPTLFAATSPAARAGGYYGPDKLSETRGYPAPAKPPQQALDGEVAARLWNISEQLVLLKERTQ from the coding sequence ATGGCTAAGTGGACGACATCGGACATACCTCCTCAACGCGGCCGATCCGCTGTCATCACCGGCACCGGCGGCCTGGGATACGAGACAGCGCTTGCGCTCGCTCGCGCCGGCGCCGACGTGATCATCGCGGGGCGTGATCCGGCGAAAGGGCAAGCAGCAGTCACTCGTATTCGGGAGGCCGTACCGAATGCGATCGTGCAGTTCGAGCTTGTCGATCTTGCTAACCTGAAATCGATCGCGACCTTCGGAACGCGCCTGCGCCGGATACGAAGCAGCCTGGACCTGCTCATCAACAATGCCGCCGTCATGATGCCGCCGACAAGGATGGAAACGTCAGATGGATTCGAGCTGCAGTTCGGTACCAACTATCTCGGACACTTCGCCCTGACCGGCGAGCTCTTACCGCTTCTGATTGAGGGGAATAGCCCGCGTATCGTGACCGTATCAAGCGTCGCAGCTCGGAGCGGCGCAATCGACTTCACCGATTTACAGGCGATACACGCCTACAAACCCATGTCGGTCTACGCTCAGTCGAAGCTCGCGAACTTGATGTTCGCCTTCGAGCTGCAGCGCCGAAGCGACAGGGCAGGGTGGGACATTGCGAGTATCGCCGCGCACCCCGGTGTTTCACGCACCGATCTCATTCACAATGGCGTGGGCCGCCTGAGCGTCGCGGGCTTCGCACGATCGTATCTGTGGTTCCTCTTCCAGCCCGCACCACAGGGCGCGCTGCCGACCTTGTTCGCAGCGACCTCTCCCGCGGCCCGGGCTGGGGGCTATTACGGGCCAGACAAGTTGAGCGAGACGCGCGGGTATCCAGCCCCCGCCAAGCCGCCGCAGCAAGCGTTGGATGGCGAGGTTGCAGCGCGCCTCTGGAATATCTCCGAGCAACTCGTGCTTTTGAAGGAACGGACCCAATGA
- a CDS encoding TetR/AcrR family transcriptional regulator yields the protein MENDPPETEEEPEGLREKKRRETLQRIADTGLRLFVANGFEATTLDAIAEAAGISRRTIFYYFKSKEEILLTWQRGVPEIIRTAVLQESTDQPPLDAVCNAFLKLAAAYSSEHMIVVDRLMRSTEQLVAAKHAKYVLQEQALFEALCQMWPQAKRRNGLRIVAMASIGAMRLAIEAWVEAGGKQPIEKYLREAFAALKSEI from the coding sequence ATGGAAAATGACCCACCAGAGACAGAGGAAGAGCCGGAAGGCCTGCGGGAGAAAAAGCGCCGGGAGACGCTGCAGCGCATCGCTGACACCGGGCTCAGACTTTTCGTTGCAAATGGTTTCGAGGCAACGACACTCGACGCCATTGCCGAGGCTGCAGGTATTTCACGCAGGACCATCTTCTATTACTTCAAATCCAAGGAAGAGATTCTGCTGACGTGGCAGCGCGGCGTTCCGGAGATCATCCGCACGGCGGTGCTTCAGGAGTCGACGGACCAGCCTCCACTCGATGCCGTGTGTAATGCGTTTCTGAAGCTCGCCGCAGCCTACAGCTCGGAGCATATGATCGTCGTTGACCGGCTGATGCGATCGACGGAGCAACTGGTCGCCGCCAAACACGCAAAGTATGTGCTGCAGGAGCAAGCGTTGTTTGAAGCGCTGTGCCAGATGTGGCCCCAGGCGAAAAGGCGAAATGGGTTGCGGATCGTTGCGATGGCTTCGATTGGCGCGATGCGCCTCGCCATCGAAGCCTGGGTCGAAGCGGGTGGCAAACAGCCAATCGAAAAATATCTGCGGGAGGCGTTTGCCGCTTTGAAGTCGGAGATCTGA
- a CDS encoding SDR family oxidoreductase encodes MKTVLITGCSSGYGLETARHFHAQGWDVIATMRTPREEILPATDRLRVLALDVTKPQSIAAALEASGPIDVLVNNAGIGMFGAFEATPMSVVRSLFETNTFGVMAMTQAVLPQFRARRSGVIVNVTSSATLAPMPLVAAYTASKTAIEGFTGSLAHELEGFGIRVKLVEPGYGPSTRFTQNVQTPIEAAIPEAYASYAHSILAAFGQPTAVTMERDVAEVVWRAANDASARLRYPAGPDAVALAHVS; translated from the coding sequence ATGAAAACCGTGCTGATTACCGGATGCTCCTCGGGCTATGGCCTGGAGACGGCGCGCCACTTTCACGCTCAGGGCTGGGACGTCATCGCGACGATGCGCACGCCGCGCGAAGAAATCCTGCCGGCAACCGACCGATTGCGCGTGCTGGCGCTCGACGTCACGAAGCCGCAAAGCATCGCCGCCGCTCTCGAAGCCAGCGGTCCGATCGACGTGCTCGTCAACAACGCCGGCATCGGCATGTTCGGAGCCTTCGAGGCGACCCCCATGTCGGTCGTACGCAGCTTGTTCGAGACCAACACGTTCGGCGTGATGGCGATGACGCAAGCCGTGCTCCCGCAGTTCCGCGCGCGTCGCTCCGGCGTGATCGTCAATGTGACGTCCAGCGCCACGCTGGCCCCGATGCCGCTTGTCGCAGCGTATACGGCTAGCAAGACCGCCATCGAAGGTTTCACCGGATCGCTCGCGCACGAGCTCGAAGGCTTCGGCATCCGCGTCAAGCTGGTCGAGCCGGGCTATGGGCCGTCGACCCGCTTCACCCAGAACGTGCAAACGCCGATCGAGGCGGCGATCCCGGAAGCGTACGCGTCTTACGCCCATTCGATACTCGCCGCCTTCGGCCAGCCGACCGCGGTTACTATGGAGCGCGATGTAGCCGAAGTCGTTTGGCGCGCTGCGAACGATGCCTCCGCGCGGCTGAGATATCCCGCAGGCCCTGACGCCGTGGCGCTGGCGCACGTCAGCTAA
- a CDS encoding class I SAM-dependent methyltransferase, which yields MIRNDHPSAVATKDTDAFDAAHARSYAEGPPRQVPGFASLHRMTSMLLGERIPAHGRVLVLGAGGGLELKALADDHANWTFDGVDPSAEMLRTAEHIIGPHSARVRLHQGYIDTAPEGPFDGAICLLTLHFVPRDQRLETLRQVHRRLVPGAPFTVAHISFPQTEPERSMWISRHVAFGGTNPANAERAKKAIATKLSILSPEEDEAMLHEAGFSDVGLFYAGLSFKGWVGYA from the coding sequence ATGATCAGAAATGACCATCCGTCCGCCGTTGCGACCAAAGACACCGACGCCTTTGACGCGGCCCATGCGCGTTCTTACGCTGAGGGGCCACCGAGGCAGGTTCCAGGTTTCGCCAGCCTTCACCGCATGACGTCGATGCTCCTAGGGGAGCGCATCCCCGCGCATGGGCGAGTCCTCGTTCTCGGGGCAGGCGGTGGCCTTGAACTCAAGGCGCTCGCCGACGATCATGCCAACTGGACATTTGACGGCGTTGACCCTTCGGCCGAAATGCTAAGGACGGCGGAACACATCATAGGTCCGCACTCCGCGCGCGTGCGCCTTCATCAAGGCTACATCGACACCGCGCCAGAGGGGCCGTTTGACGGTGCGATCTGTCTTTTGACACTTCATTTCGTACCTCGCGACCAACGGTTGGAGACTCTTCGCCAAGTCCATCGGCGCCTGGTGCCGGGAGCACCGTTCACCGTTGCTCACATCAGCTTCCCGCAGACCGAACCCGAGCGGTCCATGTGGATCAGCAGGCACGTCGCATTCGGCGGAACCAACCCCGCGAACGCAGAGAGAGCCAAGAAGGCCATCGCTACCAAACTATCCATTCTGTCGCCCGAGGAAGACGAAGCAATGCTGCACGAAGCCGGATTCTCCGACGTCGGCCTGTTCTATGCGGGGCTAAGCTTCAAGGGCTGGGTGGGATACGCCTAG
- a CDS encoding LysR family transcriptional regulator: MFSRFVRYFDEVARRGSIRRAAEHLNVSPSAIDRQLLQAEEELGVPLFERLPRGLRLTAAGEILVYGVRRWQRDLSRMKFEIEELRGLRRGEVSLAVAEGTTGEFVPYALASFVHDHPRINLRVIVTSSERVWQMVMDGQADVGITFDPKQVPGLRIEHAVKFYLGAIVKPGHPFASLESVKLSDCVLQPLILPDSSVSLRGVIDSALVRTNVDVRPVMTVNSIALIKMMVAQGCGVGLLTDIDAMPEIRMGQLVYVPLADQGIPPSSLSLIVAPERHLSAAAIPLMRYFAVLLEETAQSASDRGRQGQSVGSARETSAAVLRSRQ; this comes from the coding sequence ATGTTTTCCCGGTTCGTGCGCTATTTCGATGAGGTGGCCCGGCGCGGCTCGATCCGGCGGGCTGCCGAGCATCTCAATGTCTCACCGTCGGCGATCGATCGTCAGCTGCTGCAGGCTGAAGAGGAGTTGGGCGTCCCCTTGTTCGAGCGCTTGCCGCGCGGCCTCCGCCTCACTGCGGCGGGCGAGATCCTGGTTTATGGCGTACGCCGCTGGCAGCGCGACCTCTCACGTATGAAGTTCGAGATCGAGGAGCTCCGCGGCCTGCGCCGTGGCGAGGTCAGCCTCGCCGTCGCGGAGGGAACGACCGGCGAGTTCGTGCCCTATGCGCTCGCGAGCTTTGTGCATGACCATCCGCGGATCAATTTGCGCGTCATCGTCACGAGCTCCGAGCGCGTATGGCAGATGGTGATGGACGGACAGGCGGACGTGGGGATCACGTTCGATCCGAAGCAGGTGCCTGGGCTTCGCATTGAGCACGCGGTGAAGTTTTATCTCGGAGCTATCGTGAAGCCGGGGCACCCCTTCGCTTCCTTAGAGTCCGTAAAGCTCAGCGACTGCGTCTTGCAGCCGCTGATCCTGCCCGACAGCTCGGTGTCCTTGCGCGGCGTCATCGATTCCGCGCTCGTGAGGACGAACGTCGACGTGCGGCCTGTGATGACTGTCAACAGCATCGCCCTCATCAAGATGATGGTGGCGCAGGGCTGCGGCGTGGGTCTGCTGACCGATATCGACGCAATGCCCGAAATTCGCATGGGTCAACTCGTCTACGTGCCGCTTGCCGATCAGGGCATCCCGCCGTCATCGCTGTCGCTCATTGTGGCTCCGGAGCGCCACCTGTCTGCTGCTGCAATTCCCTTAATGCGCTATTTTGCAGTGCTGCTCGAAGAGACGGCGCAATCGGCGAGCGATCGAGGCAGGCAAGGACAGTCAGTTGGGAGCGCGCGAGAAACATCGGCGGCCGTCCTGCGGTCGCGTCAGTAA
- a CDS encoding aminotriazole resistance protein, with product MTTQINYSESSSSGFFPIVLAVICGVATGVLWAYANPIQLVPGVIQWRIFAFLPPLVGLLLGPKSGFICGYIGSLVWSLLAGTFIPLHTLIVDGIMVGLTGAIPPMLINLRKTNFDLSWPVLLKIAVICAVIGLIMVAAVSASLAFLGIFPFWYAMLYLGLSDIVPMVIGTPLLIRPAVKILAGISRGTLHWF from the coding sequence ATGACGACCCAGATCAATTACAGCGAATCCTCATCCTCAGGCTTCTTTCCCATCGTTCTCGCGGTGATCTGCGGCGTAGCGACCGGCGTGCTGTGGGCCTACGCCAATCCCATCCAACTGGTGCCCGGCGTCATCCAATGGCGCATCTTCGCATTCCTGCCGCCGCTCGTCGGTCTCTTGCTCGGGCCCAAGTCGGGCTTCATCTGTGGCTACATCGGAAGCTTGGTCTGGTCGTTGCTCGCCGGCACGTTCATTCCGCTGCACACCTTGATCGTCGACGGCATAATGGTCGGCCTGACCGGCGCCATCCCGCCGATGCTGATCAATCTGCGTAAAACGAATTTCGATCTGTCCTGGCCCGTTCTCCTGAAGATCGCCGTCATTTGCGCCGTCATCGGTCTCATCATGGTCGCAGCCGTATCGGCGAGCCTTGCGTTCCTCGGCATCTTCCCGTTCTGGTACGCCATGCTCTATCTCGGGCTGTCGGATATCGTCCCGATGGTGATCGGCACACCTCTGCTGATCCGCCCTGCCGTGAAGATTCTGGCGGGCATCAGCCGAGGCACACTGCACTGGTTCTGA
- a CDS encoding ABC transporter ATP-binding protein yields the protein MLALRNLTVGFDPDRDVLSGLDLTVEAGGAVVVTGAAGSGKSTLIAVASGLIPKLIRPRRMDGQVLLNGDDIAKLSTSDLYRRVGIVLQSVEDQVWDLTVEDLIAFPLENRGVPKAEVRTRVSAVIEEMCLQRLVGRTVRSLSGGERRIVALASSLLWKPDLLVLDEPTTGLDPDARARLAAILQKLRRDGITLLVAEQDLAWCGAFADRVVFLSGGRLIGTHAWSGSAELAERCDAAGVTSPFAAQPAKSERPAQNAEPALRISELSSKLTRPDGTPVLSALNLIVPRGQVVGVIGPNGAGKSTLMRSLLGLQAAATGGIEIAGEDSSGWTVARRAQRVGYVAQNLKRMFFLLTALDEVVFSLSGGATGAKAVAAHREQALALLVRVRLAEKADLSPFALSTREQLMLALVCIEATKPSVVILDEPLIACDKAWRADVLAFLDRARADNCSVLLVSHDLPLIDSATDRVLILERGAIAHDGRTDEVWQSDAFVRLGWPVPGQAVAPPRQEGRYALA from the coding sequence ATGCTGGCGCTCCGCAATTTGACTGTCGGCTTCGACCCCGATCGGGACGTTCTCTCTGGCCTCGACCTCACGGTCGAGGCCGGCGGCGCGGTCGTGGTGACGGGCGCGGCCGGCTCCGGCAAGTCCACGCTTATCGCGGTCGCAAGCGGTCTCATCCCGAAGCTGATCCGCCCGCGCAGGATGGACGGGCAGGTTTTGCTCAACGGAGACGACATCGCAAAGCTTTCGACCTCCGATCTCTACCGCCGCGTCGGCATCGTTCTGCAATCCGTGGAAGACCAGGTGTGGGACCTCACCGTCGAGGACCTCATCGCCTTTCCGCTGGAAAACCGCGGCGTGCCGAAGGCGGAGGTACGCACACGCGTTTCGGCTGTGATCGAAGAGATGTGTCTGCAAAGGCTGGTCGGCCGAACGGTGCGCTCGCTTTCGGGAGGCGAACGGCGAATCGTAGCTCTTGCCTCGTCGTTGCTGTGGAAGCCGGACCTTCTCGTCCTCGACGAGCCGACCACCGGACTCGATCCGGACGCACGCGCCCGTCTCGCTGCCATCCTGCAAAAGCTCCGTCGCGACGGGATCACGCTGCTGGTCGCGGAGCAGGATCTCGCTTGGTGCGGCGCGTTCGCCGATCGTGTGGTGTTTCTCTCGGGCGGACGACTGATCGGGACGCACGCCTGGTCGGGGTCTGCCGAGCTTGCCGAACGATGCGACGCGGCCGGCGTTACCTCCCCGTTTGCGGCGCAGCCCGCCAAATCCGAGCGGCCGGCGCAGAATGCCGAGCCGGCGCTGCGGATCTCCGAGCTCTCGAGCAAGCTCACGCGCCCGGACGGTACACCCGTTCTCAGCGCCCTCAATCTGATCGTGCCGCGCGGACAGGTGGTCGGCGTGATCGGCCCCAACGGCGCCGGAAAGAGCACGCTGATGCGCTCGCTGTTGGGGCTGCAGGCGGCTGCGACCGGCGGCATCGAGATCGCCGGCGAAGACAGCAGCGGATGGACCGTCGCCAGGCGCGCTCAACGCGTCGGCTACGTGGCGCAGAATTTGAAACGCATGTTCTTTCTGCTGACGGCGCTCGACGAGGTCGTGTTCTCGCTCTCCGGAGGCGCAACCGGTGCGAAAGCGGTGGCCGCTCATCGCGAGCAAGCCCTCGCTCTGCTGGTGCGGGTTCGGCTCGCAGAAAAGGCCGATCTCTCGCCGTTCGCACTCTCCACGCGCGAGCAGCTCATGCTTGCGCTCGTCTGCATCGAGGCGACAAAGCCGTCGGTCGTCATCCTCGACGAGCCGCTGATCGCCTGCGACAAGGCGTGGCGCGCCGACGTGCTCGCATTCCTGGACCGCGCTCGCGCCGACAATTGCTCCGTATTGCTGGTCTCACACGATCTCCCGCTGATCGACAGCGCCACCGACCGGGTCTTGATCCTAGAGCGCGGTGCGATCGCGCACGACGGCAGGACAGACGAAGTCTGGCAATCGGATGCCTTCGTGCGGCTGGGCTGGCCCGTTCCCGGTCAAGCAGTCGCGCCGCCGCGTCAGGAGGGCCGCTATGCATTGGCTTGA